Proteins encoded by one window of Pseudonocardia alni:
- a CDS encoding IniB N-terminal domain-containing protein, with amino-acid sequence MSAEKTLIQFILDLLKDPKLLAEFKDDPQGMLAQCGLSDVSAEDVRDAIVLAQDNDEVSFDRDYNTGGGHGGGHHHTPPPPPVHHGEDPVKYIDKYVTNNHYTYNVDDRDTIVDNSINQNIDTGGGDFRQDIDTNSVVASGDGAVAAGDDIRDSTITTGDGNAVGDGNAVVNGDDNQVAFGDGSSADSYGDITADDGGAVAIGGGNATGDDSVNDSYNSSETTTTDETTTSFEDSFNTDVDSSTSTVTEDSGNVNVLNDADLDVNASLL; translated from the coding sequence ATGTCCGCCGAGAAGACCCTGATCCAGTTCATCCTGGACCTGCTGAAGGACCCGAAGCTCCTGGCCGAGTTCAAGGACGACCCCCAGGGCATGCTCGCCCAGTGCGGCCTGTCCGACGTCTCCGCCGAGGACGTCCGCGACGCGATCGTCCTGGCCCAGGACAACGACGAGGTCTCCTTCGACCGCGACTACAACACCGGCGGCGGCCACGGCGGCGGCCACCACCACACCCCGCCGCCGCCGCCCGTGCACCACGGCGAGGACCCGGTCAAGTACATCGACAAGTACGTGACCAACAACCACTACACCTACAACGTCGACGACCGCGACACCATCGTCGACAACTCGATCAACCAGAACATCGACACCGGCGGCGGCGACTTCCGCCAGGACATCGACACCAACTCCGTCGTCGCGTCCGGCGACGGTGCGGTGGCCGCCGGCGACGACATCCGCGACTCGACCATCACCACCGGTGACGGCAACGCGGTCGGCGACGGCAACGCCGTGGTCAACGGCGACGACAACCAGGTCGCCTTCGGCGACGGCTCCTCGGCCGACTCCTACGGCGACATCACCGCCGACGACGGCGGCGCCGTCGCCATCGGCGGCGGCAACGCCACCGGTGACGACTCGGTGAACGACTCCTACAACTCGTCGGAGACCACCACCACCGACGAGACCACCACGTCGTTCGAGGACTCGTTCAACACCGACGTCGACAGCTCGACCTCGACCGTCACCGAGGACAGCGGCAACGTCAACGTGCTCAACGACGCCGACCTCGACGTCAACGCCTCGCTGCTCTGA